One Candidatus Symbiobacter mobilis CR genomic window, CCACTTTTGGGCGGAGCCACCAACAAGGCGCGCTGCCCCTTTCCGATGGGGGCGATGATGTCGATGATGCGGCCCGTGATGTTTTCTTCCCCCTTGATGTCACGCTCCAGACGCATTTGCTCTTTGGGAAAGAGCGGGGTCAGGTTTTCAAACATCACCTTGTGTTTGTTTTCCTCGGGGCCGCCTCCGTTAACCTTGTCGAGCCGGTTCAGAGCAAAGTAGCGTTCCCCATCCTTGGGCGTGCGTACTTCCCCTTCGATCATGTCCCCCGTGTGCAGGTTGAATCGCCGAACCTGGCTGGGGCTGATGTAAATGTCATCCGTACTCGCGGTATAGCTCGTATCGGGGCTGCGCAGAAACCCAAACCCATCCGGCAGCACTTCGAGTACGCCGTCGGCAAGGATTTGCTCCCCCGCACGGGCACGTTTTTTGATGATGGCAAACATCAGCTCCTGTTTGCGCATCCGTCCTGTGTTCTCGATCTCCAGGTCTTCGGCCTGTTTGAGTACTTCGGACACGTGCAGTGCCTTGAGTTCATTAATGTGCATGGATGAACCCTCGTTGGGGTGGGGAATACTGGAGAGAACACCTTCCGGAGAATGCGCTGCAGAGGATGCAGCCAACCTGGGGGGTGTGAAGAAAAGCAGCTCGTGGTAACCCCAAAAGGGCCACACGATCCACCGCTTTGGGGAACCGTCGCACCCACCGAGTTAGTACCGCAAGGTGCCGGAGGGATGGGAACAGCAATCGAAGCCGGTAATAGACAACACCGGGGAAAACGTAACCGCAGGACGAAACTGGTTAAAAAACCCGGTAAAAAACCCGGGCAACAAACCAATACACCATGCGGTACACCAAGCCTGCATTGTCAATGTCGCCGACGAACTTGCAGAAAGCAAAATCTTCGGTGCGAAGAAAGCGGCGCGAAAAAAAACCGGGGGAAGGATGGGGAGCAAAGGTAGGGCAATGCAACCCCAGCCCGAACCACCCCTCACCATCCCAATTACCGCGAGGCATTATGACAGTAAGGCTGCAATGCCATGCCGACTTGCCGAATAGGGCGGGCTGCCGAATAGGGAGCGCTATAGGACACGCCAGTTCGTCTGCGCCTATTTTTCCAACCCACAGGCAATATGCCTACCATGCTGCCCAAACAGTCAAAGCAAACAGACAAAACAATATGCGTAGGACATGCGCAAAACGGTCCCAGCCAAGCATGCCAACGCAGACTAGGCCAAGCAACGGCAAGTGGATATCACGACGTTGGGGCGGTTTTGCGTACATCCCAAGGTGGTCACCGCGACTTCCGTTGCTCCCACCAATGCAGCAAACGCTGGGCATCAGGATGCCGCACCAAACCCATCAGCCCGTCCCAACAAGCTCATGGACTTTTCGGTTCAGGACAAATGGGGTTCGACGAAAGCAAGGAGCTGGGCTTTGCTCATGGCTCCCGTGCGGGAAGCAACGAGCTGGCCGCCACGAAACACCATCAGCGCAGGAATACCGCGAATCCCGTACTGGGCCGACACCTTCTGGTTCCCATCCACATCGACCTTGGCCACCACCAACCGATCTTGCAATTCCGCAGCGACCTCGTCGAGCACAGGCCCCAGCATTTGGCAAGGGCCACACCACGGCGCCCAAAAATCGACCAGTACCGGGCTGGTTGCTTTCAGCACATCCTCTTCAAAGCTGGCATCGGTAACATGTTTGACAAATTCATTCGACATCGTTGTATTCCTTGAGCAAATTGAAACAAAACCCAAATCCGGAACCCAGTATTCCGGTTCATGGCAAGGCACTGCGCTGACCCATGGCACGGGGGAAAGATTGTCGCAGACCCCATGACACCCCACTGCAATGCACAAAATCGGCAGCCACCCCGTGCGCACAGTACGATGCCCTTTCCCGTTGTCTTTTTCCGATACCCTTTCCCACATCGACTTTTTTGGAGATATCTCATGCGCCATGCACTCTACCTCTCCTACCTTGCCGCCGCAGTGCTGGCTTGCACGGCGGCCTCCGTCTGGGCTCAGACTGCGCCCACAGCCAAGGAAGCCCGTGCCGCAGCCAAAGCTCGCCTGGAAGCAGACAAGAAACTCTGTGCCGATGAGAGTGCATCCGCTGCGCGGATGCAATGCCGACGCGATGCACAGACCGAGTACGAGCGTGCTCTCGCCGCCATTACCGCAACCCCCGCCAAACCTGCTGCCTCCGCGCTGCAAACCACCACTAGCTATTGCATCGATTGCGGGCGCGTGATCAGCGTGACGGTCACAGACCAGCCCTCCGACCACAACACCGTGGGAATGATTGCCGGGGGCGTGGCTGGCGCTCTGCTCGGAAGGCAGGTTGGTTCCGGACGAGGCAAGGATCTGGCCACGATCGCCGGTGCCGCTGGCGGCGCCTACGCGGGCAAAAAGATTCAGGAAAACCTCAACACCACCAAAGTGTGGACAGTACGCGTAGAGTTTGGTGGCGCTGAACCAAGCAACTACGGGTTCTCGGAAGACCCCCACCTCGTTGCAGGCGATGTCGTCCAGCGTTCGGGCAACACCATCGTTCGCTACGTGCCCCCCGCCGCAAAAACACCCCCTGCCAAGAATTGACGGGCCGACGACAAGGCGGCAAACACGCCCCTACGCTGTCTCCTTCCCTTCCCTCCCTATATCCTGCACTACCCCATCCTCGGCGCCAGCGGCTGCATTCGCATGCAGCCATGCTTCCACGGCCTGCACCCTGGCTTGGTGCAGGAGGGTGCCCACATGCTCCCCGCCTTGGGGCTGTGCCTGGAGTGCGATGGCCCGAGCATCCACGGCAGAGGCCGCGCTGTACACGTTGCGCAGCCATTCCCCCTGGGGATACGGCTGCGCAGCGTGCCCTTGTCTCCCCCGGGCATCGCAAGCACAGGCTTGCAGCACCTCTTCCAATCGCTGCGGTCTGCGGAAAGCGTCGATGCGCGCCAGCAGGCCCACCAAGGCTCCAGCATCCAGCGCCCTGCATCGATGGATGGCCCCATGTTCCCGCGCCACGACCAAAGCCAATTCCCTGCACCGCGCAGGCAGTTTCCATCTGCGTGACACAGCTTCGATCAGCTCCTTGGCGCGCTCTTCGTGGCCCGGATGATGAGGCAAGGCACGCACTGGCGTGCTGCCCTTTCCCACATCGTGCAACAGGCAGGCCAGCCGCACTTCCAGGGAACAACCCTGGGTGGCGCTGTCGTCGAGCACCATCCCCACGTGGGTTCCCACATCTCCTTCGGGATGCGCGACAGGACACTGCGGCACGCCCCACAGCCGATCCAGCTCGGGCAACACAATAGCCAGCGCACCGCACCGGTGGAGCACATCAAGCATTCGGGACGGCTTGGGCTGCATCAGCCCCCGCGCAAGTTCCTGCCACACGCGCTCTGCGACGAGGTGGTCTGCTTCCCCCCCTCGCACCATCTCCGCAAGGATGTTTCCCGTTTCCGGCGCGATCCGGAAGTCCGGCAATGCTGCTGCAA contains:
- the trxA gene encoding thioredoxin, whose protein sequence is MSNEFVKHVTDASFEEDVLKATSPVLVDFWAPWCGPCQMLGPVLDEVAAELQDRLVVAKVDVDGNQKVSAQYGIRGIPALMVFRGGQLVASRTGAMSKAQLLAFVEPHLS
- a CDS encoding glycine zipper 2TM domain-containing protein translates to MRHALYLSYLAAAVLACTAASVWAQTAPTAKEARAAAKARLEADKKLCADESASAARMQCRRDAQTEYERALAAITATPAKPAASALQTTTSYCIDCGRVISVTVTDQPSDHNTVGMIAGGVAGALLGRQVGSGRGKDLATIAGAAGGAYAGKKIQENLNTTKVWTVRVEFGGAEPSNYGFSEDPHLVAGDVVQRSGNTIVRYVPPAAKTPPAKN
- a CDS encoding multifunctional CCA addition/repair protein, whose product is MRMYLVGGAVRDALLGKAVVDHDWVVVGATPAQMLAAGFLPVGRDFPVFLHPTTREEYALARTERKVGKGYHGFVFHAEESVTLEADLARRDLTINAMAVPAEDVPEWEADIRCDPERTVMQIIDPFDGRGDVQRKLLRHVGEAFREDPVRILRIARFAAALPDFRIAPETGNILAEMVRGGEADHLVAERVWQELARGLMQPKPSRMLDVLHRCGALAIVLPELDRLWGVPQCPVAHPEGDVGTHVGMVLDDSATQGCSLEVRLACLLHDVGKGSTPVRALPHHPGHEERAKELIEAVSRRWKLPARCRELALVVAREHGAIHRCRALDAGALVGLLARIDAFRRPQRLEEVLQACACDARGRQGHAAQPYPQGEWLRNVYSAASAVDARAIALQAQPQGGEHVGTLLHQARVQAVEAWLHANAAAGAEDGVVQDIGREGKETA